In Panthera tigris isolate Pti1 chromosome C1, P.tigris_Pti1_mat1.1, whole genome shotgun sequence, the following proteins share a genomic window:
- the EVA1B gene encoding protein eva-1 homolog B: MDAPRRDMELLSNSLAAYAHIRANPESFGLYFVLGVCFGLLLTLCLLVISISCAPRPRPRAPAPRRDPRSSTLEPEDDDDEDEEDTVTRLGPDDTLPGPELSAEPDGPLSVNVFTSAEELERAQRLEERERILREIWRTGQPDLLGTGTLGPSSTATGTLGRMHYY, encoded by the exons ATGGACGCCCCCAGAAGGGACATGGAGTTGCTCAGCAACAGCCTGGCGGCCTACGCACACATCCGCG CTAACCCCGAGAGCTTTGGCCTCTACTTCGTGCTGGGAGTCTGCTTTGGCCTGCTGCTAACGCTGTGCCTACTAGTCATCAGCATCTCCTGTGCGCCCCGCCCGCGGCCCCGGGCCCCTGCTCCGCGCCGGGACCCCCGCAGCAGCACCCTGGAGCCCGAGGACGACGACGATGAAGACGAAGAGGACACGGTGACGAGGCTGGGCCCCGACGACACGCTCCCAGGCCCAGAGCTATCCGCCGAACCCGACGGGCCCCTGAGCGTCAACGTCTTCACGTCGGCAGAGGAGCTGGAGCGGGCGCAGCGCCTGGAGGAGCGCGAGCGGATCCTTAGGGAGATTTGGCGCACCGGACAGCCGGACCTGCTGGGTACTGGCACGCTGGGGCCCAGCTCCACGGCCACAGGCACCCTGGGTCGTATGCACTATTACTGA